TAGAGGgtttgtatagcttctatcctatcacaagcagcacagcacattccagcctgactgcctgagcccgacagagccgacagaggagagaagattagatcatataaccgagataatacagccactgtgcaaataggaaaggctgcagtaagacagagcacaatagaacaggcataggaacttataggatagaagaaataaggctcaaaaatttagttacagagtctctaagtagaatagtgggtacatgtcaaataaagaaaagaaaatcgattttaaaaatgcaattggaaaatgttttttaaatttagaaaaatgagtttaaaaaacattttgcctttgcatttttaaaatcgattttttcaaaaactacaagtctttttaaaaacatttttgacctgtacccactattctccttcacatatgtagcaattttggtggcaatagcatgtatgggggggctttgcttttatccgctaaattcagcacaaaattacatgaaaattatgtgaaattacaaatgattacaattacagataaaattaattacaattttcccGAAATTTCACATTAGGATGGAGCTAATGAGacccatgaggctggaggaagtccttGGTTAGTATAAATGATCTTATGCTATTCATTTCAAGTACACTTTAGGAGCAGCGTGGTGTTGTATTGGTGGGATAAGGAGAATAGGCCACACTTTTTCTGTAACAAGCTGTTGAACATCTCCTCTACAGGTGGCTTTTGAGTCCTTCTTGTTGGTTGATGATGGAAAGACGGCAGCCGCAGAAGCTCTTCGTGTGGCTCCCTGGATGAGAGGTCAAGGTGTAGCTGGTCTAATTCAGAAATTCTGCTTAGATGTCCTTCGTTCTGAACATCAAAGCGCGAAAAGGGTCCGTCTGACTCGTACAGAGAATCCCCCTCCAAATATGCTGAAGAAGTACAAAGTGGTCCACTCCAAGGTGCTTTACATTATCTGACTTTCAGTGCCCACTGTCTCTAAAGCTCCATGTACACAGAGGCATATCTAGGGAAAactgcgcctatggcaaacactgaaatcggCCCCATGGGGAAGGGTGTGGGTAGCACACCCTCCAAATATTTTAACATTTAGCCTTATTTAAATTGATTGTGTCCAAGTTGAAGTGAAGCATGGCTTGTAAGAATGGAGTATCGTAGTAGGTCAGCCTATAAATATCCTCCAAATTACGGTTAGGCAGCTTAtttctagtgatgctcaaatacccctttttaaaattcgagtttggtcgaattcgaatagtaaattattcgaggtcagtcgaatattcgagtcgaataatttttactattcgattcgacctcggacttcgagctcactattcgagtcggtattcgagctaactattcgagctgactattcgaattggccttaaatagcttccaacacttgttttgagggtgaatgatgcaagaaacctctttttttccaagtaacaacagcaagtgattatgtggggatgttcctttaaaaaaaaatgtggaaagagaagttgtgtccttaattttgttcagtagtgttactgtatatacttgttcttcttcttctttatctttcttcttcttcttctcgatcttcttcttcttcttctatattgtcttcttcttcatcttcttcttcttcttcttcttcttcttcttcatcttcatcttcttcttcttcttcttcttcttcttcttcttcttcttcttcttcttcttcttcttcttcttcttcttcttcttcttcttcatcttcttcttcatcttcttcttcttcttcatcttcttcttcttcctcttcttcatcttcttcttctttttcatcttcttcttcatcatcttcttcatcttcttcttcatcttcttcttcttcttcatcttcatcttctccttccttttcaatatcgtcttcttcttcttcacgtatttctcttttcaatttttttttttaagaaatgcagctatttttgagcgtaacaaatagctggtgggcgcacgcatgttggaagcgccattgtatgtgctccctggcagtggaaacacaaagacagcaggaggtaaattcagcagcaggaggaggaggatgagtgtgtggcagcaggcagtcaatgaggcaggcagctcgccgtgacataatagccctggtacctagcggtgataccagggctgtaaataaacacaacaggaggtcccagacagcggtcgtgcagcccacattgtgtccaatacacaactgggacaacacagttttcaacccgggcacctcagaaaaattaaacctttttttttttttttaatggtttgtttggttttggttttgcaaccaatatagctattgtttgacgtaatagctggtggcagagtggcagcagaagttaattctgtgtaccctggcagtgggaaacacagacagacagcagcagcaggaggaggaatggaggagtaggcgagcagctattgtttgacgtaatagctggtggcagagtggcagcagaaggtaaatcatctgtgtaccctggcagtgggaaacacagacagacagcagcagcaggaggaggaatggaggagtaggcgagcagctattgtttgacgtaatagctggtggcagagtggcagcagaaggtaaatcatctgtgtaccctggcagtgggaaacacagacagacagcagcagcagcagcaggaggaggtatggaggagcagtgtgagtgtggcagcaggtaggcagcgtgacataatagccctggtacctagcggtgataccagggctgtaaataaacacaacaggaggtcccagacagcggtcgtgcagcccacattgtgtccaatacacaactgggactacacagttttcaacccgggcacctcagaaaaattaaacctttttttttttttaatggtttgtttggtttttggttttgcaaccaatatagctattgtttgacgtaatagctggtggcagagtggcagcagaagaaggtaattctgtgtacgctggcagtgggaaacacagacagacagcagaagggcagtacacagcagcccactgtaggtgtaaaatgtgtggctgcaggcgacgtaatagtcaaagtgaaccaggctggcttagtgagcaggagccaggaggtggtaaagggtggtaaggcacattaacgatggttccggcagccagttcatgtccccctctcgccgacaacaggggccaggaactcgccttccacccacgcctggttcatcttgagaaacgtcagtctgtccacagacttgtgagacagacgtgagcgtttctcggtgaccatgccaccagctgcactgaagcagcgctcggacagcacgctggaaggggggcaggacagcacttccagggcgtactgcgccagctcgctccagatctccatgcgcttgacccaatactccatgggatcaacaggggcatcgctgtcaagcccgctgtacgaccccatgtagtcagccaccatgcgggtcaggcgctggctgtgaccggaggaggatgctgctgcatgcatctcctctctagtcactgctgccggagcctctacagtcctgtagagctcgtggctgagagacagcaggtctgtggggcgcttgctgctgctggatgcaggcacctgctgctgcctctgtgctggctgctggacagtgggggtggaaggctgggggaaggcttcctccaagcgctcaacaagggcctgctgcaagctccttatttgttgcgctgggtctcctcctgcaggcggcaggaactggctcaacttccccttgaggcgtgggtccaacatcatgctgatccagatgtcctccctctgcttcatctggatcaccctggggtccctgcgcaggcacgtcagcatgtgcgctgccattgggaagaggcgggccacgtctgctggcacatcgacgtcagtgctgtcctcatcctcctcctctgccgcctcatcctctctccacccccgcaccaactcagctgcgctgtgctgatccccctcatcagcagccaggtcagggacctccaccaagtcctcctcctcctccccctcagaggtggactgcgcagctggttgccgctcctgctggtccaaggctgccgctccctgttccagcaaagcatcgagggccctgttcagcagagaaaccaggggcacccactcgcagaccatagcatggtccctgctcaccatgtttgtggcctgcaggaagggagccagcactaagcacacctgctgcatgtgcctccagtcatcatcggggacgatggacgggaagttgctggtcttgtcccttctcagagctgcggaaacagtggccagggcaaggtactgtttgacagcgcgcctctgttcaaccagacgctccaacatcgccagggtggagttccagcgagtcggaacgtcaaggatcagccgatggcgtggcagatccagctccttttgcacgtcttccaggctcgcacaggctgcagccgagcgccggaagtgacgcacaacattccttgccgtttccagcagttcgcccatcccctggtaggtgcgcaggaacttctgcaccaccaggttcagcacgtgggcaagacaggggatgtgggtcaggtttcccctgtctattgcggcaaccagattggccccattgtcggccaccacctctccgactctgaggcctctgggggtcagccaaatcctctcctgctcctggagtttggccaacacatgggttgccgtcagcttggtcttcccaaggctgaccaagtgcagcagcgcttggcagtggcgggccttcacgctgctgctgaggcggggggtttggccaggtgtgccggaggatggcagaggatcggaggaacctgctgcagttcccctgagcctgcggggtggcaccacccactgtgttgctgctgctgctgtgcccgctgctgctctcccatcctcacccccttccaccaagctgacccagtggacagtgaaggacaggtagcggcctgtcccgaagcggctgctccaggagtccatggtgacgtggaccctttcaccaaccgcgtgctccagccctcgctccacattggccatcacaaagcggtgcagtgcaggaatggccttgcgggcaaagaagtgtctgctggggagctgccagtctggggctgcgcaagcaagcagcgcacgaatgtcgctcccctcctgcacgagcgtgtacggcaggagttgggagcacatggcccgtgccagcaagccgttcagctgccgcacgcgacggctgctgggaggcagagccctaaccaccccctggaaggactcgctcaaaaggctctggcgtggccttttgctgacacgggaatcagcagacacagcagaggaggccactgaggactggctgccagaacaggcctcagtgtcggcggcaggagttgcagaggggggaggagcagtgcgtttccgcactcctgctggtgctgctggaggagcaggagggcgggtggctgctgttgctgctgctgctgctgaaggctgtgcagtgatgggtgtggtgccactgccagcagcagatgccttcagcctctggaactcctcatgctggtggaaatgtttagccgcaaggtggttgatgagcgagctggtgctgaactttaaggggtctgcacctctgctcaacttccgctgacagtggttgcaagtggcgtacttgctgtacacagtgggcatggtgaaaaaccgccagattggtgacagaaacttccccctacggcatggaagcgctgctgcctgtctccctgtggtggttgggggggggggcttgggtgcggctgggggtggtactggctgatgctgctgctgctgctgctgagcctgagacaccagcaggctgtgggacgctgccaatgcttgcaatgatgcgcctccttgcaaggcccacaagcgcatcctcctcctcctcctcagagctgctgaggacgacatcccctggaggtggtggcacccagtctctgtctgtcaccgggtcatcatcatcctccccctcctgaaacatgtcctgctgggatgaggaccccccaaactcctctcctgatgcatggatgggctgcttgactgtcgctacagtcttgctgtccaatccctcatcccccaaagtgcccatcagcatctcctcctcaagatcgccaacaacagcagacaatttactcatgatgcctggggtcaaaagactgctgaatgacaggtcggcgagtgacggtgaactggcctcctccccagaccctgctgggcggctgctgcgaacaggggtggtggtggtggtgagggtggaggcctcggatgcagagctgatggcgggctgctcatcctccgtcatgagttgcaccacagtgtctgcatccttttcctcaatgggacgtttccgacccggctggaggaaaatgggagcaggtgctacacgctgctgctgctgtgtctctgcagcgtgagttgcagatgctcctgctgggcggcgcccaaggcgtccacggccagtggctatgggaggaatgttagccactgacgctgctgctgctgctgcggaactgtgcatggtggcgcgcccgcggccgcggcttgccacaatgctgctccctctcctcctgattcccttgctgcccttccccttgcccaaaccgcgctggctgccacttccagacatcttaaatgttttgggcgtatagacaaaagttttgtaaaagggcgggtgaaaagtggggtactttaatggagtgggttggttggtgaggtgactgagtgagtgtcccctagtacagtaagtaagtagtaacagtcaggaagtacaactagcagttacaataatcagtagtaatcacaagtaaatttagtgtgtgtacactcagacagtgagtgcacgcacgcaggagctagtagcctatgaacacagtgactgagtgtcctagactcctagtacagtaagagtaagtagtaacagtaagtagaactaactaattacaataatcaatcagcgatcagaaggaaatggagtgtgggtgtgtgtacactcagacagtgagtgaccgcacgcaggagctagtagcctatgaacacagtgactgagtgtcctagactcctagtacagtaagagtaagtagtaacagtaagtagaactaactaattacaataatcaatcagcgatcagaaggaaatggagtgtgggtggtgtgtgtacactcagacagtgagtgaccgcacgcaggagctagtagcctatgaacacagtgactgagtgtcctagactcctagtacagtaagagtaagtagtaacagtaagtacaactaactaattacgataatcaatcagcgatcagaaggaaatagagtgtgggtggtgtgtgtacactcagacagtgagtgaccgcacgcaggagctagtagcctatggacagtgactgagtgtcctagactcctagtacagtaagagtaagtagtaacagtaagtagaactaactaattacaataatcaatcagcgatcagaaggaaatggagtgtgggtggtgtgtgtacactcagacagtgagtgaccgcacgcaggagctagtagcctatgaacacagtgactgagtgtcctagactcctagtacagtaagagtaagtagtaacagtaagtagaactaactaattacaataatcaatcagcgatcagaaggaaatggagtgtgggtgtgtgtacactcagacagtgagtgcacgcacgcaggagctagtagcctatgaacacagtgactgagtgtcctagactcctagtacagtaagagtaagtagtaacagtaagtagaactaactaattacaataatcaatcagcgatcagaaggaaatggagtgtgggtgtgtgtacactcagacagtgagtgcacgcacgcaggagcaagtagcctatgaacacagtgactgagtgtcctagactcctagtacagtaagagtaagtagtaacagtaagtacaactaactaattacgataatcaatcagcgatcagaaggaaatagagtgtgggtggtgtgtgtacactcagacagtgagtgaccgcacgcaggagctagtagcctatggacagtgactgagtgtcctagactcctagtacagtaagagtaagtagtaacagtaagtagaactaactaattacgataatcaatcagcgatcagaaggaaatggagtgtgggtgtgtgtacactcagacagtgagtgcacgcacgcaggagctagtagcctatgaacacagtgactgagtgtcctagactcctagtacagtaagagtaagtagtaacagtaagtagaactaactaattacaataatcaatcagcgatcagaaggaaatggagtgtgggtgtgtgtacactcagacagtgagtgcacgcacgcaggagctagtagcctatggacagtgactgagtgtcctagactcctagtacagtaagagtaagtagtaacagtaagtagaactaactaattacgataatcaatcagcgatcagaaggaaatagagtgtgtgttgtgtgtgtacactcagacagtgagtgcagtgcgcacacgcaggagctagtagcctatatgaacagtgacagtgagtgtccctacgggtacagtaagagtaagtagtaagtaagtacaactaactaacaataatctatcagtaatcagaaggaaatagagtgtgtgtacacacagacagtgagtgagtgcacacacgcaggagctagctagtagcctataaacagtgacagtcagtgagtgtcctactcctagtacagtataactacaatactattagtaaaggacagcagaaatactggtatagatgagagaaataaacagaggacagctgcccacagaggcaaggcccccctgaggcctaaacctgtaagcttgcagcagctgcctgtctctaatgtaacacacaagctactaactaaaatacaatgtctatctaactaacaacaatataggtgtatatggcaggtgtaggtgagcaaaaacgctaggtaaatgatcacaatagagcacttgctaagccaaagcacaaaggagcaactctctctctgtacaagtctcaggcaagcatggagaaacggaacatggcggccgctatttatagggtaggggctggccagggtccccctctgtgattggctgccgtcagagggcctgggagccctctgattggctctaaggacatcaatctgggctatgacgctattcgagctcggtaccgagctcgaatagcgccgagttgctcgaatagctcgaatagtgaatgggctattcgagtgtactcggatagcccattcgaatagctccagctattcggagctcgaataccgagctcgaatagctgaaaaagagctcgaatattcgagctactcgaatattcgagctctgctgagccccACTGCTTATTTCCCTAAAAGATGTAACCAGAcagcagaatgtcccccagataaaaactagtatctgtatggagaacaccaaggatgctatggagcagtgcccccagtatgaggtgcccatggcacatgccatacctgcacccctgcaGATACGCCTCTGCATGTACATGCTAAACTGCGGTGGTCGGAAAATAAATGATCCCCGATGGTTAGCGACAAGCAAACATCATCGGCACACAGTGTAATTCAGCGATGGCACAACGACAGTCTGCAGATTGGATCATTAGCAGAAAAATTAAATGTGAACCAGAAAGTGTGAAATTCTCTACATGTGAGCAGCTTGAATATATTGATCATTTAATAAAGCGACTGCCACGATTATTCTCCAAAgttatccaccaggatggatgagtCTACATGGACAATAATCGCTGTCTTTTACCTTCACTGGGACACTTTTTGAAATGATTCTTGTCCACCCCGTCGCTTGTCGTTCATTTCCATGACCCCCATGCTAActtagaaattaaaaaaaacccacatatataagtagatacagtatgtgtctctcgctgcagctctggtatcctGGTACTGCTGGCAGCCTCTAAAGTATCGCCAACCCCCGAtgggttggcatcttctgcacaggtgcagtgcgcTCCCGGTGACGTGGGTATGCTTTCATGTGCTGCAGGCACatgcccatgcatgcgcagaagctacTGACCCATCGGGGGTTGCCGATACTTCAGAGGTGGCCAGCGGGACCtgggagaagaccagagctgcggtGAAAGACACACGTCacctcaaggggctggaggagccccaggtaagtaaagctatatTTTATTACTCGCCTCAGATCATCAGGAATAGTCGTCTGAGCCAAGAATATATTTAGCTTTAGGATATTAGTTAGAAAGCCTACGTGTCGAATTAAATGAGACATTGAACATAGTTGAAATCAGTTCTTTGATACTTAATTTGCAATGGATTCATTTTTAATAAGCTGATTGTCATTGGATAGTGCCCTTTCTCACAACTCTACATGCTGCAGCCAAGAAACCACCatgccaatcccccccccccccctactaggAGCTTTAGGGGGATTTTGTAAGTATAAGGAAGGGTTTTGGAGGACAAAGCCCTCCTTAATATTAGTTTGGATGAGTGGAAAGTACGGTATAGGACAGAAATTATTAGCCAGGCTTTGAAATGTGTTGTTTTGCGAAACAATTTTCTAACTTGATACATTCTAATGTGTTCAATGTCTTTCCTTTGCCAGGCTTTTGTATCTGCCATAATTTCTTCTGACCAGCTTGAGGAAGCCATCAATTTGTTGGAGGGCCGTGTGGACAACACAAGAGAATCAACTACTTACTGTATTCTGGAACCTAGTGAGGTGCTTAAACTCTTTGATGGGACAAAAACTGCAAGAGAGCTGCTTCCTGGCAGGCTCCTGGTCCAAGGTTGGCTTCCTCTTACCACCCAAAGGTCCAACTTGGAGATGCTATTTGAAAGGAAGATTTTTTGGATATATTCCAAAGCTTATCGCACAAATGTGCCTTTGTCATCTCCAACAACCGATCCTGCTGAATTTCTCAGCCTTGGGACTCCCCCATACCCAGTACCATATGCAGATACCACATATCGATTTGATATTGATATGTTTGGAACTGACCCAAAATGCGCTAAGACCCATGTCCTACAGCAGCTTAAGCTGTGTATGCAGAGCCTGCCTGCAGGGGCCGGATTGATCTGCTtcatgtatgcagaggagagtctCCGAAATGAACTGAGTGACTTTTGTGAAGGACTAACACCCTTTAATCGAGGAAAGAAACAGATGATCTTAGAAATGGAGATTTAAGGCCCTTGCATGCCAACCTGACAATaccggtgaaactcgaaaaattagaatattgtgcaaaagtccatttatttctgtaattcaacttaaaaggtgaaactaatatatgaaataggagccctttgcagatgttttggatgaattagctgattagagtctgacactttgagcctagaatatggaacattttcacaatattataatagatcagcagggctaccagggaactggtaatgtttaaaaggaaatacatacggcatcctctatattcttctcacttcagttgtcctttatattACCCTGTGTTGGTAAATCTTAATTCACATACACTATATTCCCAAAAGTATTGGAATGCCTACCTTAACATCCACgtggacttaaaggggaactgaagagagaggaatataaaggctgtcatgtttatttccttttaatcaataccagttgcctggcagccctgctggtctatttctctgcactggtatctgattaaaaccagaaacaagcatgcagctagtcttgtcagatcagacttataagtctgaaccactgaaacacctgatctgctgcatgcttgttcaggggctatagctaatagtattagaggcagaggatcagcagggctgccaggcaactggtattgtctaaaaggaaataaacaggacagcctccatatacctctctcttcagttcccctttaaaagaaaaaacgtAACCAAAaaatgaacttcatctcaatcagtagctgatactccctttcccatgagaaatctgtaccttttcacaaacggatcatcagggaggactgtggggctgatattgtggtgaaacccctcccacagtgtgatgtcaggaccatggttctgacatcatactgtggagccttg
This DNA window, taken from Hyperolius riggenbachi isolate aHypRig1 chromosome 3, aHypRig1.pri, whole genome shotgun sequence, encodes the following:
- the LOC137560945 gene encoding probable N-acetyltransferase 16 encodes the protein MSESSIEFVPATAEDYDEVMSFSGGIYNGTDYLPFRYHAWLKDHRRRMFLAKSEGKIVAFESFLLVDDGKTAAAEALRVAPWMRGQGVAGLIQKFCLDVLRSEHQSAKRVRLTRTENPPPNMLKKYKVVHSKAFVSAIISSDQLEEAINLLEGRVDNTRESTTYCILEPSEVLKLFDGTKTARELLPGRLLVQGWLPLTTQRSNLEMLFERKIFWIYSKAYRTNVPLSSPTTDPAEFLSLGTPPYPVPYADTTYRFDIDMFGTDPKCAKTHVLQQLKLCMQSLPAGAGLICFMYAEESLRNELSDFCEGLTPFNRGKKQMILEMEI